A window of Chloroflexota bacterium genomic DNA:
CTGCCGGGTCAACATCCGGGCAGCCCGTATCCGCTGATGGATTTCAACGCGGCACGCGCGCGAAAAGAGTGACTTTCATACTGTCAGTCAAGATGTCCATAGTTTAATGAAACGTTCATTGCAGTTGGAAACGACGATTTTATTAAAGAAAATGCCGATTTTCTTTAATAAGTGACAATTCAAGTTGGTACATTCAAGTCAATTCAAGCTAATATATCGAATGAGCGTTCAATTGCGATACGGTGATCGTCTGCCATCTCATGTTCCAATGGGCAGTTTGAGCCCGCTAGAATCGACAATTCCGACAGTTGCTCCGAGGGCAATTCGAGAGTAGGCCAAGCAAACAAGAAGGGAAGTCAGTGTGCGAAGATTCATACTGATAGCTGTCCTTATACTCACAGGTTGTAGTGTGCAACCTCCGCCAGCAGGGGTGCCAGCAACTGATTCTTCAACCTCTCCAGTGCCTACAATCGCACCCACAATTGCGCCAACCGAGGCGCCAACTGCAGACGCACCCCAGGTGATAGACCCCACACTGAGCTTTGCCCTGCAAGTGTTGAGAACCACTCCTACGGGCGAAATCCTATATAGTTGGTTTCTTGAAGTAGCCCCCAGTCTTACATTTGGCGTGACTGGGCTCCCTGAGAATTGGTCGGGTATCTATAACGAAGCTCCTCGAAACGAAATTGTCATTAATGAAATGCTGGACAATGAGTCCCCGGAGGTTCTCGCAGCACTGATAACATGGCAAATAGTAATGGCATTCAATGCTTCTAAGGATGGCCCGAGGGAGACTCGCTGGTTATCAGTAGAAGACTGCCTTATAGAGGCCGTTGTAGCAGAACAGTACATGGTGCGCTGGTGGAACGAGAAGTTCGGTGATCTTGGCAAGCGGTCTGCAACAAACCTCTGGGAAAGATCTCTCAATGAGCGAGTAGGTTATCATCGCGGCGGTACTCTTGAATCCCGGACAAGGTCCTCACCAGGCTACCAAGACTTTTGCGCACGGATGGTGATTCTTCGCACACCGCAGGACGTATCGCTACCGCGCGACATACTTCTTCTGTATTTTGCTGATAGACTCAAACAAAGCACCGACAGCGCTGATGTACAAAACTTGACGAACTTTCACGAATATCTGACTGCGACTGCGTCAATTGTCTTGTCCATGTACCTCGATTCCGGATACATATTCAAGGTATCAGACGAATTGTTGTTTTATGGCAGCTATCTATTGGTTCCCGATTGTATTGTCCAGCACCTTCTGTCTGTTGCAGATGACGAAACAGCTAAACAATACAAGGATCTCGCTGACTCTATGCAGCAAAAGTGGCCAGGTGTAGAGCCATACGCCTTGAATGGGGTTCTCACTACCGCGGCAGAACGAGAAGAAGGCTGCATAGTATTTACTGCCTGGATAAACGAAATCAGCTTAGCACGATGAGGTCGGTTTCCGGTGCTGTACGATTCGAATTCAAATCGGACTTAGCCGATCCTCTACCATTCTGTGGCCGACACTCACCTAAGCTGAGAATTCGCCGAATTGTTCCGATTCAAAGTAGCATTGCCTTTTTTTGACGCCATAGGCCGAGACTAAGTTCCTATCCCCAAATAGAGGTGCTGCCGAATGTCACAACGAACACCTATGGGTGTGAAGTACGCTCTAGCCCAACTCGCAGCGAATGCAAATCCAACGTGGAGCTACCAACCTGGTTGGTCACTTGATGAATTTATTGAACAAAACCCCTGGGTTACAGAAGAGTTATACGACGACTTGGCGCATGAACGTAGAATGGCGGGTTATCAATCTATCGGTAGCAGGATAAGTTTCGCTCAACGTGTGATGAACGAGATTGCAAGGCGCCAAATCAGAGAGACTGAGGGCGAAGATGACGACCCGAATTAATCCATCTCGGGCGATTACATCTTATACTGGTCGAACGGGATTTCGCTGACACTTGTTGCCGCTCGCATTAGTTGGAAGATCCATTGGTCGCTAGGTCACACTATTCAATCAGCCGCTTCGTTCTCCACGCCCGGTAAGCGAAGAGCACTGGCAGACCCAGCACGAAGAGCCGCCCGATTAGCCCCCAAAGGAATTGGCGGTGGTAGGCGTACGCTATCTCATCGCGCACGGTGGTGAGATTCTCTCCGCTCTGTATAAAGGTATGCCGGTGGACCCAGTGCGCGAACGGGCCGCTAAGCTGTCTATCGGCAAAGCCAGCGTCGCTCACGGCTTCGATAGTGGCATGCCAGCGGATGGGAAACGGGCCGAGCCAGAGCGTAAACCGGAGTTCGTCACCGGTTGACAGCACTTCCGGTCCCGCCTGAATCCGCACGATGATGGGCGGCGGCGTGATGGCGGCGAGACTCCGCCTTGCGCGGTGGAACTGAAGAACGCGTTCCCGCGGCGCGGCAATCGTGAATTCGTGCCTGAACGCCATCAGCGACCTGGCGCAAACGGCTGCAACGCGGCGAGATAGGACTCAACGTCCGAACTGTCGTTGTAGAGGTGGAGAGACGCACGCACGCGCCCATCGCCGCCCCATGTGTGGACGTTTCTATCGATGAGTGCATCGCGCACGGCCACGGCGTCATCCACAGCGATGGCAATATTCCCGGCGCGGCGAACTCTCTCCTGCGGCGTCATGATCGTCCAACCTTGATCCCGCAAGCCGCCAATGAGCTCATCGCCCAGCGCTTCCACATGCGCGCCGATGCAGTCGGTGCCGAACTGCTGCAGGTAGCCAACGCCGTTCTCCAGGGCGTAGATCGCTGCGTATGAGGGCATGCCGAGCTCGAAGCGCTCGGCAGTCGGCTTCCAGGTGATTCTCTCGAAGCGATCGTCACTGAGAAAGTCACTCACGGAGAACCAGCCCACCGCTCCCGGGGCGAAGTCCGGCAACCGCGCGCGGTTCCAGTAGAGCACGCCGCCGCCGTGGATGCCGAGCAGCCACTTATACGTGCTGGCGACCGCAAAGTCGTAATCACTCACGTCCACGGGCACGACGCCTAACGACTGTGTTACGTCCGCCAGCAGCAACGCGCCATGGGCGTGGGCGGCCTCGGCAATAGGGTCAAGATCGAGCCGCAGTCCCGAAAGGTAGCTCACGTGGCTGACCGCCACCAGACGCGTGCGCTCGTCAATGTGCGCAATGACGTCTTCCGGCGTGAACTGCCAGTTCTCACTACGCGCCAGGCGCACCTCGATGCCGTGCTCTTTCATCTGTATCCACGGCAGCACGGTGCTGGGAAACTCCAGGTCATTAGTGACGATGTTGTCGCCGGGCGTGAAGTCTATGCCGCTGGCAATCAAGATGATGGCTTCCGAGGCACTGCCGACCAAGCCGACATCGTCCGCCGTACAGCCCATGAGGCTCGCGAGTTGCTGCTTGCACCGCTGTTCGGTGGCTATATGCTCCGCCCGCCCGGCCTCGGCACGCGGGCGCTCTTGGAGATAGCGCTCCAGCGCCTGCGTCTGCGACTTCAGCGGCGCCGACTCCGCGCCGGTATAGAGATACGACGAGTCTTCCATACCTATGAAGTCTTGCTGCGGTGCGAGCGATTGCATGTGTCAATTCCTTTCTCTAGACCCAATTGGAAACTGTTTCAAGTATGTCCCCGTTTACGGAGACTTACTCGTACCTTTGACGTCTGCGACGATTGGTAAGACAAGTGAACAGTTTCCTCGCTGCGGCCCCCACGATCAGGCAGAGGTCGCGCTTATTGGCCGCTGGCCCCACTTACGCAAGGATCCGGGGGTGAGTGCGCGCACGTCTGGAATGTAGGGGCACGATACATCGTGACCCTACGGGACTACCACCGCTTTCGGCGCTAGAAAGTCGGACACTTCGCCATTTACACCCTAAACGAACGTACGCGAGTGAGGCCCTACCCGCCAAACCGAAACGACGGGACACCCTGGTACGGCTTCTTGAGGGAGAAGACCCCGCCGGCGAGCGGCTCCCGCTCCAGCGCCGCGGCATCGAGTTCCTGGGCCGCGGAGGTTATGTAGAGCGTATCAAGCTCCGGACCGCCGAAGGCGCACGCCGTGACCTGAGTAACCGGTAGGTCGATCTTCTCCAGCATTTCGCCGGAGTTTGGATCCCACCGGCTCACACACGAGCCGCCGTAATGGGCCACCCAGAGCATGCCGTCGCTATCGATGGCCATCCCGTCCGGCATCCCGGCGTCTTCCGGCCAGTCAATGATCACCCGTTCGTTGCTAATGTCACCGGTCGCGTTGGCGTAGTCAAACGCGCGCACATTCATGCGCAGGGTATCGATATAGTACATCGTCGTGTGGTCGAGGCTCCAGATGATGCCGTTCGAGATGGCCACGCCGCCGAATATCTCGTGGACACTCATATCGGTATCGAGACGGTAGAGGCTGCCGGAGTCCTTGGGATTCGCGTAGGCCATGCTGCCCGCCCAGAAGCGGCCTCCCGGATCGCACTTGCCGTCGTTGAAGCGATTGCCGGGAATGTGCGCTTCCGGCGTGGCAACCAGCGTGAGCTCTTGGCTCTCCAGGTCGAAAGACGCAAAGCCCTCCGGCACCGCCAGCATCAGCCCGCCTGACGCGCGCGTCACCACGGTACCTACGTGCTGTCCCACCTCAATGGAGTGATTTTCGCCCGTGGCCGGATCGTAGATGAAGAGTTTGGAGCTGAGTATATCCACCCAGTAGAGCACCTGCTCTTCCTCATCCCACAGCGGCCCTTCGCCCACCAGAGCGTGTGCATCCACCAAGAGTTCTAGAGCGGCATCCACGATTCCATCTCTCCCTTGCATTCCTCAAGCATTGCTTAGCCGGCATTCACCTCTGATGATAGACTCTTTGCCTCTGCTGTGGCGAACGCCGACCCTGTCGCAATCATCACTGATTCACATCGGCCTCGCATTTGGCGTAGGGGCACGATATATCGTGCCCCTACGTGGGCGGCCAATGGATGTGCGCCACATCCTGCATGGTTTGTGCACTGTTGTTGCCGCGGCAATCGCTTGTGTTTCGCCGATACGGCTTCTATCATGGTGCGAAAGCAGCACCTGACGAAACCAGCCACATTGGAGGACTTGATGTCTGCCTCGAACAAAGTACGCATCTGCATGATCGGCGCGGGCAGTCTCGCCAACGTCATGCACTATCCGTCGTTGACGGAGATGGAAGACGTGGAGATTGCCGGCACGTGCGATCTCGACGCCGAGCGGCTGCAAAGTACGGCGGCCCGTTTCAACATCGCCAACACCTACTCCGACTATCGCGAGATGCTCGACAAGGAAAAGCCGGACGGGGTCTACTGCCTCATGCCGCCCCACCATCTTTACGACATCTCGATAAACGTCCTGCAGCGCGGCCACCATCTCTTCGTGGAGAAGCCGCCGGGACTCAACGCGTTCCAGACCAGCAGCATGGCCAAGACCGCCGCCAAGTACGGTGCGCTCACTATGACGGCCTTCAATCGCCGCTTCATCCCGCTCATGCGCGAAGTGCGGGCCCAGGTGGAAGCTCGCGGGCCGATCATCCAATTCCAGTCGGTCTTTCTCAAGCACCAGTTCACGACGCCGGGCGACCTCCCTTACTACGGCGGCGCGACTGACATTCTCAGTTGTGACGCAGTCCACGCGGTAGACGTATGCCGCTGGCTGGGCGGGAGCGACGTAGCGGCGGTGGCCAGCGACGTGCGTGAGGTGTATGCCGATTACCCCAACGTCTTCAACGCACTCATCAAGTTCGACAACGGCTGCGCCGGTTTCCTGCAGGCAAATTGGGTTGCCGGGACGCGGCGGCACATCTTCGAGATTCACGGCAAGGGCATTACGGCCTACATCGACCCGGACGATACGGCCAGAGTCTATACGGACGGCAACGACGAGCCGGCGGTGTTGGACGTCAACACGGTCGCGGGCAGCGAGGCGCGCCACCGTGCTTATGGCTTCTTTGGCGAGAGCCGCCACTTCATCGACTGCATCAAGACCGGCCGCCAGCCTGACACTAACTTCAGTGACGCCACGAAGACCATGGAACTTGTAGACTCCATTTATCACTCGGTGCTGGAGTAACGCTTCCGAAGGGCTGCAGGTACGTCACGCCGTAGTCTAGCGATTGCGGATCGATGGGTAGCGCAGGTTGGCACGGGACGTGCGCGTAACCTGTGCCGCCGGTGACACTTACCCATGATTGCAATGTTGTTGGACTACTCGCAGTCCGACACATTTGCCTTGATGTGTAGGAGCGTGGGTGCGCACGTCCCGTGCGCGCAACCTGCGCGGTCTTGTTGTGTTGCCGGGCAACGTCCTATGCGCAACTGCCAAAACGGAGTGAAAGAGACACGCATGTCCAAGAACTTCCTTAAGTGGGCGGCGGCGCTGCTGATCGTCATGTGGCTGGCGGTCGGCTGTGGAAACGGCGATGGCGCCGCTACAACCGCCTCAAGTCCGGAAGCAGCTGCCCCGGAAAAGTCCTCCGGCCAGACCACCACGTCAGAATTCAAAGCTGAGGTGTGGGCAGACAATTGGTTTGCGCTCTACGTCAACGGGGAACTGGTCGGCGAAGATTCGGTATCCATCACCACGGAGCGGTCCTTCAACGCCGAGACTATCACTTTCACCGCCGCGTATCCCCTGACCATCGCCATCGAAGCCAAGGACTTCAAGGAGACCGATTCTGGCCTCGAATACATCGGGGAACGCAACCAGCAGATGGGCGACGGCGGCATCATCGCGCAAATCACCGACCTGAGCACCGGCAAGATTGTGGCCGTGACCAATAGCGGCTGGAAAGTGCTAGTTATCCATCGCGCTCCCCTGAACCCCGAGTGCGAGAAAGCCGCTGATCCGAACACCACATGCCGCTTTGAGAAGTCAGAAGCCCCTCCCGGCTGGACCAGCACCGACTTTGCCGCCGACCAGTGGGATTCCGCCACCGAGTGGACCGAAGCCGCCGTGCGCCCCCGGGACGGCTACAACCGGATCCAATGGGACGAATCCGCCCGCCTCATCTGGGGCAGCGACCTGGAAATAGACAACACCATCCTCCTACGCCTGACCGTGGCTGCTCCTTCATGACGGTCCGGCCGGTATGGCTAGGTGAATTCACAGAGAAAGTCCTCGGGTAACGATTCTTGATATCACGTCTTCTCGATAAGTTGCCTAAAGACCGGCCTAAGACTGACCGACCACTCTCATGTCTGAACCGCCCTGAGACGGATCAATTACCAAATTGGAGGACTATGCAAAGCCCAGGCTTGCAGGCGAGGAGACTCCCTCTCCTCGGATGTATAGACCGGGTTGATGGGTAACACTTGTTCGGGTTGATAGGTTACACCTATAGGCATGGAGAATCTTGCAGCGGGAGGATGACCATGTCGTGGAAGGTGGAAACGCTTATGTCTGCCCGGGAAGAGTTTATTGCTCTGGCCAATAGTGGCGCAGTGAGTATGAGCGAATTGTGTGGCAGGTTCAACATCAGCCGCAAGACCGGCTACAAGTGGTTGCGGCGGTACGCGTCGGGGGGAGCGCAGAGCCTGCATGACCGTTCGCACCGCACGCACACGTGTCCGCACCGCACGCGCCCGGCGATGGAGGAACGCATCATCGCGCTGCGTCTGGCGCATCCTACGAAGGGCGCGCATGTGCTGCGCAGAATGCTGCAGAACCAGGGGGTCACCGACGTGCCGGCCAAGAGCACGATCCACGCTGTGCTCACACGCCATGGGCTCATCGACCCGGCCCAGAGCGCCAAGCATACACCCCAGATCAGGTTTGAGCATCCCC
This region includes:
- a CDS encoding helix-turn-helix domain-containing protein is translated as MSWKVETLMSAREEFIALANSGAVSMSELCGRFNISRKTGYKWLRRYASGGAQSLHDRSHRTHTCPHRTRPAMEERIIALRLAHPTKGAHVLRRMLQNQGVTDVPAKSTIHAVLTRHGLIDPAQSAKHTPQIRFEHPQPNALWQMDFKGHFVMQQNRCHPLTLLDDHARFNLALQACA
- a CDS encoding cyclase, with the translated sequence MAFRHEFTIAAPRERVLQFHRARRSLAAITPPPIIVRIQAGPEVLSTGDELRFTLWLGPFPIRWHATIEAVSDAGFADRQLSGPFAHWVHRHTFIQSGENLTTVRDEIAYAYHRQFLWGLIGRLFVLGLPVLFAYRAWRTKRLIE
- a CDS encoding SMP-30/gluconolactonase/LRE family protein; its protein translation is MDAALELLVDAHALVGEGPLWDEEEQVLYWVDILSSKLFIYDPATGENHSIEVGQHVGTVVTRASGGLMLAVPEGFASFDLESQELTLVATPEAHIPGNRFNDGKCDPGGRFWAGSMAYANPKDSGSLYRLDTDMSVHEIFGGVAISNGIIWSLDHTTMYYIDTLRMNVRAFDYANATGDISNERVIIDWPEDAGMPDGMAIDSDGMLWVAHYGGSCVSRWDPNSGEMLEKIDLPVTQVTACAFGGPELDTLYITSAAQELDAAALEREPLAGGVFSLKKPYQGVPSFRFGG
- a CDS encoding PEBP family protein → MSKNFLKWAAALLIVMWLAVGCGNGDGAATTASSPEAAAPEKSSGQTTTSEFKAEVWADNWFALYVNGELVGEDSVSITTERSFNAETITFTAAYPLTIAIEAKDFKETDSGLEYIGERNQQMGDGGIIAQITDLSTGKIVAVTNSGWKVLVIHRAPLNPECEKAADPNTTCRFEKSEAPPGWTSTDFAADQWDSATEWTEAAVRPRDGYNRIQWDESARLIWGSDLEIDNTILLRLTVAAPS
- a CDS encoding Gfo/Idh/MocA family oxidoreductase is translated as MSASNKVRICMIGAGSLANVMHYPSLTEMEDVEIAGTCDLDAERLQSTAARFNIANTYSDYREMLDKEKPDGVYCLMPPHHLYDISINVLQRGHHLFVEKPPGLNAFQTSSMAKTAAKYGALTMTAFNRRFIPLMREVRAQVEARGPIIQFQSVFLKHQFTTPGDLPYYGGATDILSCDAVHAVDVCRWLGGSDVAAVASDVREVYADYPNVFNALIKFDNGCAGFLQANWVAGTRRHIFEIHGKGITAYIDPDDTARVYTDGNDEPAVLDVNTVAGSEARHRAYGFFGESRHFIDCIKTGRQPDTNFSDATKTMELVDSIYHSVLE
- a CDS encoding aminotransferase class V-fold PLP-dependent enzyme, with the translated sequence MQSLAPQQDFIGMEDSSYLYTGAESAPLKSQTQALERYLQERPRAEAGRAEHIATEQRCKQQLASLMGCTADDVGLVGSASEAIILIASGIDFTPGDNIVTNDLEFPSTVLPWIQMKEHGIEVRLARSENWQFTPEDVIAHIDERTRLVAVSHVSYLSGLRLDLDPIAEAAHAHGALLLADVTQSLGVVPVDVSDYDFAVASTYKWLLGIHGGGVLYWNRARLPDFAPGAVGWFSVSDFLSDDRFERITWKPTAERFELGMPSYAAIYALENGVGYLQQFGTDCIGAHVEALGDELIGGLRDQGWTIMTPQERVRRAGNIAIAVDDAVAVRDALIDRNVHTWGGDGRVRASLHLYNDSSDVESYLAALQPFAPGR